CAGCACGGCGGGGATCTCGGTGGGACTGCCGTGGCCGAGCGCCCGCGGGAGGTCGGCCCGGAGCACGCGGTGCGCGCTGACGGCGTAGTAGGCGACGACGCGACCGCCGTCGGTCCAGACGAACGTCCGGCTGGTCCGCCGCGCCTCGGCACCGAGCGCGTGGTCGCGCAGCCAGCCGTCGAGGTCGGCGTTGCCGGAGTCGATGCGCCGGTCGTGCGCCTCCGTCAGCGGCTCGGAACGCAACGGCGCCTACCGCTGCTCGCGCAGCCGCGCCGCCGCCCGGGCGAGGGGCTCGTTGACGGCGTCGGGGGCGTCGAGCTCGGCGAGCAGCGCGTCGAAGAACTCGGCCGGCACGACCGTCGTCCCCTGGTGCGCGCGCAGCACCTCGTCGGCGCGCGCCTCGGCGGCGGAGCGGGCGAAGTCCGACGCCGTCTCGTGCAGCAGCCCGGCGGCCGCCTCGATCTTGCGCTTCACGTCGGGCCGGATGCGGAACTCCAGGCGCGTGGCGGCGTTCGAGGTCATGGCTGCTCCTGTACGGACGTTTGTCCGTACAGGATACCGCTACGCCAGCAGCAGCGACAGGGCTTCGGCGCGGGTCGGCTGGGAGTCGCGGAACAGGCCGCGCACGGCCGAGGTCACGGTCTTGGCGCCGGGCTTGCGGACGCCGCGCATGGACATGCACAGGTGCTCGGCCTGCACCACGACGATGACGCCGCGCGGCCGCAACGCCGCCTCGATCGCGTCCGCGACCTGGGTGGTGAGGCGTTCCTGTACCTGCGGCCGCTTCGCGTACAGGTCGACCAGCCGGGCCAGCTTGGACAGGCCGGTGATCTCGCCGCGCTCGTTCGGGATGTAGCCGACGTGCGCGACGCCGAAGAACGGCACCAGGTGGTGCTCGCAGAGCGACCAGAGCTCGATGTCCTTGACGAGCACCATCTCGTCGTGGCCCTCGTCGAACGTCGTGGAGAGGACCTCGCGCGGATCGCGGCCGAGGCCCGAGACGGCCTCGGCCCAGGCGCGGGCGACGCGGGCGGGCGTCTCCCGCAGCCCCTCCCGCGACGGGTCCTCGCCGATGCCGGCGAGTAGCTCGCGAACGGCCGCCTCGACCCGGGCCGCGTCGAACGTCACGCGTTGAGGAGCGCGATCACGCCGAGCACGACGACCGCGAACACGACGATGAAGACGAGCATCCGCCTGGCGCGCGCGGGGTTGCCGGGGTGCGACAGGTGCTCGCCGAACTCGATCATCTGGCCCTCCGCGGTGGCGCGTGAGGGGCGGTACCGGTCCTCGGCCACGGGCTACTCCCGCGGGGCCTGCGGCGGCTGCTGCTGCCGGGCGCGGGTGCCCTTGACGGGCGCGCGGCGGCCGCGGCCGGACGCGGCGGACGAGCCGTTGGCCGACCGGGTGCGGGTGGCGCGGCGGCGGGCGGCGCCGTCGCCGTTGCTGCCGAGCAGCGCGATCTCGGCGGGCGTCATCACCGGCGGGCGGTCGGAGGGGACCCGCTTGCCGCCGTTGCCGCGCCAGGAGCCGCGGGACGGCCGCTTGACGACGGGCGCGAAGATCTCGAGCACCTGCTCGCGGGAGAGGGTCTCCTTCTCCATGAGCTGGAGCACCATGTCGTCCAGCACGTCGCGGTACTGCACGAGGATCTCGTACGCCTCGTCATGCGCCTCGTCGATGAACTGCCGCACCTCGGCGTCGATCTCGGAGGCGACGGTCTCGGAGTAGTCGCGCTGGTGGCCCATGTCGCGGCCGAGGAACACCTCGCCGTTGGTCTGCCCGAACTTGATGGCGCCGAGCCGGTCGCTCATGCCGTACTCGGTGACCATCTGGCGGGCGAGCGCGGTCGCCTTCTCGATGTCGTTGGACGCGCCGGTGGTGGGCTCGTGGAAGACCAGCTCCTCCGCCGCGCGGCCGCCCAGCGTCATCGCGAGGTCGTCGATCATCTCCGACCGCGTCGCCGTGTACTTGTCCTCCGTCGGCAGCGACAGCGTGTAGCCGAGCGCGCGGCCGCGGCTGAGGATCGTCACCTTGTGCACGGGGTTGCTGTTCGGCAGCGCGTGGCCGACGAGCGCGTGCCCGGCCTCGTGGTAGGCGATGACCTTCTTCTCGCGGTCGCTCATGACCCGGGTCTTCTTCTCCGGGCCGGCGATGACGCGGTCGATCGACTCCTCGAGGACCTCGCCGCTGATCTCCTTCTTGTTCTGCCGGGCGGTGAGCAGGGCGGCCTCGTTGATGACGTTCGCGAGGTCGGCGCCGGTGAAGCCGGGGGTGCGCCGGGCGATGACGTCGAGGTCGACGGTCTTGTCGAACGGCTTGCCCTTCGCGTGCACCTTGAGGATCGCCTTGCGGCCCTCGAGGTCGGGCCGGTCGTCGACGATCTGCCGGTCGAAGCGGCCCGGGCGCAGCAGCGCCGGGTCGAGGATGTCGGGCCGGTTGGTGGCCGCGATGAGGATGACGCCGCCCTTGACGTCGAAGCCGTCCATCTCGACGAGGAGCTGGTTCAGCGTCTGCTCGCGCTCGTCGTGGCCACCGCCGAGGCCGGCGCCGCGGTGGCGGCCCACGGCGTCGATCTCGTCCACGAAGATGATCGCGGGGGCGTTCGCCTTGGCCTGGTCGAACAGGTCGCGGACGCGCGAGGCGCCGACGCCGACGAACATCTCGACGAAGTCCGAGCCGGAGATCGAGTAGAACGGCACGCCCGCCTCGCCGGCGACGGCGCGCGCGAGGAGGGTCTTGCCGGTGCCGGGCGGGCCGTAGAGCAGCACGCCCTTGGGGATCTTGGCGCCGATGGCCTGGAACTTGGCGGGGTTCTCCAGGAACTCCTTGATCTCCTGGAGCTCCTCGATCGCCTCGTCCACGCCGGCCACGTCGGCGAACGTCGTCTTCGGGGTGTCCTTCGACACGAGCTTGGCCTTGGACTTGCCGAAGTTCATGACGCGGTTGCCGCCGCCCTGCATCTGGTTCATGAAGAAGAACAGCAGGAGGACGACGAGGCCGATCGGCAGCAGGCCGACGAGCAGGGAGACGAAGACGTTCTCGCCGGGGCGGTCGGGGTCGATCTCGACATCGCGGTTCTCCTGCTGGACGTGCTCGTACAGCGGCAGGCCCTGGTCGGTGAGGTAGGTCGCCTTCAGCCGCTCCGTCTTGCCGTTGGCGACGATCTTGACGGTGAGCGTCTGCGCCTTGTCGTTGAACTTCGCTTCCTTGACGTTGCCCTCGTCCACGCGCTCGACCAGCTTGGAGAGGGGCACGTCCTTGGCGGCGTTGACGTTGTCGAAGATCTGGAAGAAGACCATCACCATCAGGACGACGACGACGATCCAGACGAACGGTCCACGGAAGTAACGACGAAGGTCCACGATGCCGAGGCGCCGTCCGGCGCCCCACCTCCCTGCTGCTGCTGCCCGACCTGCCGGCATGCGACCGACGGTTTCAGGGGGTCTGAGATCGTCACGGTAACACCGCCCCGAACGCCCCTCAACGCGGGTGGGGCGGGGTCAGGTGGTGACGTACTCCGGCTTGAGGGTGCCGATGTACGGGAGGTTGCGGTACCGCTCGGCGTAGTCGAGGCCGTAGCCGACGACGAAGACGTTGTCGAGGTCGAAGCCGTGGTACTTCACGGGCACCTCGACCTGCGCGGCGGCCGGCTTGCGCAGCAGCGCCGCGACCTCGATGGAGGCTGGCTGGCGGGCGCGCAGGTTGCGCAGCAGCCAGTTGAGGGTGAGGCCGGAGTCGATGACGTCCTCGACGACGAGAACGTGCTCGCCGGCGACGTCGCGGTCGAGGTCCTTGAGGATGCGGACGACGCCGGAGGTGGAGGTGCCGCTGCCGTAGGAGGCGACCGACATGAAGTCGATCGACAACGGCACGGAGAGGGCGCGGGCGAGGTCGCTGATGACCATGAACGCGCCCTTGAGGACGCCCACCATGCGGATCTCGCGGCCGTCGTAGTCGGCGCTGATCTGCTTGGCCATCTCGGCGATCTTGTCGCGGATCTGGTCCTCGGTGATGAGGACCTCACCGATGGCTGGGTCGTACACGGCGCTCCAGCGGGCTCTAGAACGGACCGGACGGACGGAACGCGAGGGTGTCACAGGTGCGCACGGCGGCCAAACCGCCGGGCAGGTCCGCGCCGCGCTGGCCGTGCCAGGCGGTGACGAGCGCGTCGACGGTGGCGACGTGGGCGGCGGTGAGGGCGGTGGCGGGCGCGCCGGCGGCGATGGCGGCGCGGCGCAGGACGCGGGAGCGCAGCGCCGGGTCGAGGGCGGCGAGGCGCGCGACGTCGAGCGGCGGCGTGACGTCCGGCCACGCCTCGGCGGCGAGGCGGTCGAGCAGGTCGGCGTCGGCGCGCAGCAGGTCCGCGGTGCGGGCGAGGGCGGCGGCGACGCCGGGGCCGAGGTCGCGTTCGAGCGCGGGGAGGGTGGCGTGTCGCACGCGGGCGCGGGTGAGCGCGGGGTCGGCGTTGGCCGGGTCGTCCCACGGCGTGAGCCCGAGCGCGGCGCAGGCCGCCTCGGTGGTGGCGCGGGGCAGGTCGAGGAACGGCCGCAGGTAGATGCCGCGCCGGCGCGGCATCCCGGCGAGGGAGCGGGCGCCGGAGCCGCGGGCGAGGCCAAGCAGCACCTGCTCGGCCTGGTCGTCGCGGGTGTGGCCGAGGAGGACGGCAACGGCGCCGCGCTCGGCCGCGACCGCGTCCAGGGCGGCGTAGCGCGCGTCGCGGGCGGCGTTCTCCGGGCCGCCGGCCGTGCCGACGGCGACGGTCGCGACGGTCGCCGGCGCGCCGAGCGACTCGGCGCAGGCGGCGACGGCGGCGGCGCGGGCGGCGGAGCCGGGGTCGAGGCCGTGGTCGACGGTGACGGCGCCGGCGCGGCGGTCGTGGCGCGGCGCCTCCCACGCGAGCGCGGCGAGGAGGGCGAGCGAGTCGGGGCCGCCGGAGACGGCGGCGAGGGTCAGCGAGCCCGGCGGGGTGCCGGCGAGCGCCGCCCGCACGGCGCGGCGGGCGGCGACGACGGCCGGGTCAGGGGGCGGCATCCCCCGCCGCCCGGGGCGCCTCGTCCAGCGCCGGGGCGGCGCCCACGCGGGTCACCCACGCGGCCGGGTCGGCGATCTCGGCGGGCGTCGGCAGCGTCTCCGGCGACGTCCAGACGCGGTTGAAGCCGGCCATGCCGACCGCGTCGACGACGTGGCGGACGAACCGCTCGCCCTCGGCGTACTGCCGCATCTTCAGGTCCAGCCCGAACAGCCGCCGGATGATCCGGTCGACCGGGCCAGCGCCCTTGCGCCGCTCGTCGAAGCGTTCGCGGATCGTCTCGGCGGTCGGCACGACGGCCGGGCCGACGCCGTCCATGACGTGGTCGCCGTGGCCCTCGAGCAGGCTCATCAGCGCCTGGATGCGGCCGACGATCTCCCGCTGCTCCGGCGTCTGCAACGCCTCCAGCAGGCTGCCGCCCTCGCCGCCGGTGACGGCGCCGCGCACCGCGCCCGCCGCGTCGCGGAGGCGCTGGAGGAGCTGCGCCGGGTCGAGGTCGGAGGCGTCGACGTAGGCGCGCACCTGGTCGGTGAAGTACGGCCGCAGCCACGGCACGGCGGTGAACTGGGTGCGGTGGGTGACCTCGTGCAGCGTCACCCAGAGCCGGAAGTCGTGCGGGTCGACGCCGAGGCGGCGTTCGGTCTCCACGATGTTGGGGGCGACGAGCGTGAGCCGGCCGTGGTCGCCCTCGCCCGGCGGCAGGAACAGCTCGAACTGCCCCAGGACCCGGGCCGCGAGGTAGGCCATGATCGTGCCGACCTGGGCGCCGGTGATGCGGGAGCCGACGGCCCGGACGACGCCGCCGGGAGCGACGTTGCGGCGTTCGGTGATCTTCTCGACCAGCGGCTCCAGCGCGACGCGGAAGCCGTCGACGTTCGCCTTGATCCAGCCGACCCGGTCGACCACGGCGACGGGGACGTGCGTGTCGGGGATGACCAGGCCGGTGTACGCCGCCACGTGCCGCTCGGCGTCCGGCACCATCGACCGCAGCTCGGCCGCGACGGCGCGCGCCTCCGCCAGGGTGATCTCCGGGCCGGGCCGGACCAGTGCCCGGGCCGTCGCCACGGCGACGTCCCAGTCGATCATCCCGGCGCCGGGCACTACTTGCTGC
The Mycobacteriales bacterium DNA segment above includes these coding regions:
- a CDS encoding zinc-dependent metalloprotease, with the translated sequence MIDWDVAVATARALVRPGPEITLAEARAVAAELRSMVPDAERHVAAYTGLVIPDTHVPVAVVDRVGWIKANVDGFRVALEPLVEKITERRNVAPGGVVRAVGSRITGAQVGTIMAYLAARVLGQFELFLPPGEGDHGRLTLVAPNIVETERRLGVDPHDFRLWVTLHEVTHRTQFTAVPWLRPYFTDQVRAYVDASDLDPAQLLQRLRDAAGAVRGAVTGGEGGSLLEALQTPEQREIVGRIQALMSLLEGHGDHVMDGVGPAVVPTAETIRERFDERRKGAGPVDRIIRRLFGLDLKMRQYAEGERFVRHVVDAVGMAGFNRVWTSPETLPTPAEIADPAAWVTRVGAAPALDEAPRAAGDAAP
- the ftsH gene encoding ATP-dependent zinc metalloprotease FtsH, which translates into the protein MPAGRAAAAGRWGAGRRLGIVDLRRYFRGPFVWIVVVVLMVMVFFQIFDNVNAAKDVPLSKLVERVDEGNVKEAKFNDKAQTLTVKIVANGKTERLKATYLTDQGLPLYEHVQQENRDVEIDPDRPGENVFVSLLVGLLPIGLVVLLLFFFMNQMQGGGNRVMNFGKSKAKLVSKDTPKTTFADVAGVDEAIEELQEIKEFLENPAKFQAIGAKIPKGVLLYGPPGTGKTLLARAVAGEAGVPFYSISGSDFVEMFVGVGASRVRDLFDQAKANAPAIIFVDEIDAVGRHRGAGLGGGHDEREQTLNQLLVEMDGFDVKGGVILIAATNRPDILDPALLRPGRFDRQIVDDRPDLEGRKAILKVHAKGKPFDKTVDLDVIARRTPGFTGADLANVINEAALLTARQNKKEISGEVLEESIDRVIAGPEKKTRVMSDREKKVIAYHEAGHALVGHALPNSNPVHKVTILSRGRALGYTLSLPTEDKYTATRSEMIDDLAMTLGGRAAEELVFHEPTTGASNDIEKATALARQMVTEYGMSDRLGAIKFGQTNGEVFLGRDMGHQRDYSETVASEIDAEVRQFIDEAHDEAYEILVQYRDVLDDMVLQLMEKETLSREQVLEIFAPVVKRPSRGSWRGNGGKRVPSDRPPVMTPAEIALLGSNGDGAARRRATRTRSANGSSAASGRGRRAPVKGTRARQQQPPQAPRE
- the folE gene encoding GTP cyclohydrolase I FolE, coding for MTFDAARVEAAVRELLAGIGEDPSREGLRETPARVARAWAEAVSGLGRDPREVLSTTFDEGHDEMVLVKDIELWSLCEHHLVPFFGVAHVGYIPNERGEITGLSKLARLVDLYAKRPQVQERLTTQVADAIEAALRPRGVIVVVQAEHLCMSMRGVRKPGAKTVTSAVRGLFRDSQPTRAEALSLLLA
- the hpt gene encoding hypoxanthine phosphoribosyltransferase, whose protein sequence is MYDPAIGEVLITEDQIRDKIAEMAKQISADYDGREIRMVGVLKGAFMVISDLARALSVPLSIDFMSVASYGSGTSTSGVVRILKDLDRDVAGEHVLVVEDVIDSGLTLNWLLRNLRARQPASIEVAALLRKPAAAQVEVPVKYHGFDLDNVFVVGYGLDYAERYRNLPYIGTLKPEYVTT
- a CDS encoding DUF1778 domain-containing protein gives rise to the protein MTSNAATRLEFRIRPDVKRKIEAAAGLLHETASDFARSAAEARADEVLRAHQGTTVVPAEFFDALLAELDAPDAVNEPLARAAARLREQR
- a CDS encoding GNAT family N-acetyltransferase, with translation MRSEPLTEAHDRRIDSGNADLDGWLRDHALGAEARRTSRTFVWTDGGRVVAYYAVSAHRVLRADLPRALGHGSPTEIPAVLLAKLALDRSWHGQGLGGVLLADALTRIVRATEVVAARFVVVDAIDDNAAAFYEHHGFRRVPGDGPARLVQKVSAIAASLG
- the tilS gene encoding tRNA lysidine(34) synthetase TilS codes for the protein MPPPDPAVVAARRAVRAALAGTPPGSLTLAAVSGGPDSLALLAALAWEAPRHDRRAGAVTVDHGLDPGSAARAAAVAACAESLGAPATVATVAVGTAGGPENAARDARYAALDAVAAERGAVAVLLGHTRDDQAEQVLLGLARGSGARSLAGMPRRRGIYLRPFLDLPRATTEAACAALGLTPWDDPANADPALTRARVRHATLPALERDLGPGVAAALARTADLLRADADLLDRLAAEAWPDVTPPLDVARLAALDPALRSRVLRRAAIAAGAPATALTAAHVATVDALVTAWHGQRGADLPGGLAAVRTCDTLAFRPSGPF